A single region of the Oreochromis niloticus isolate F11D_XX linkage group LG19, O_niloticus_UMD_NMBU, whole genome shotgun sequence genome encodes:
- the nubpl gene encoding iron-sulfur cluster transfer protein NUBPL isoform X1, producing the protein MALFTYSRLSHLLTISVYKSSVLRTGSEIKHGATCCVQFKRCQSSVDSKALQERQRQQMARGLPKQKPIPGVKQVIVVASGKGGVGKSTTAVNLALGLMANDMSKSVGLLDADVFGPSIPKLMNLKGNPELSDNLSDNRMIPLTNYGVPCMSMGFLVDDVAPIVWRGLMVMSAIEKLLRQVDWGSLDYLVVDMPPGTGDVQLSITQNIPIAGAVIVSTPQDIALLDARRGAEMFKKVNVPVLGLVQNMSVFQCPKCNHETHIFGSDGARQLADTLGVTFLGDIPLHITIRETSDRGQPVVISSPNSPEAAAYRKVASAVVQKLQKVSS; encoded by the exons ATGGCCCTGTTCACATACAGCAGACTGTCACATTTACTGACAATATCCGTTTATAAATCTTCGGTTTTACGAACGGGGAGCGAAATAAAACATGGAGCTACGTGCTGTGTACAGTTTAAACGCTGCCAG AGCTCAGTGGACAGTAAGGCATTGCAGGAGAGGCAGAGGCAGCAGATGGCCCGAGGTCTCCCCAAACAGAAGCCCATCCCAGGGGTCAAGCAAGTCATTGTCGTGGCTTCAGGAAAAGGTGGTGTTGGGAAGTCCACTACTGCAG TGAATTTGGCTCTAGGATTAATGGCCAATGACATG TCAAAGTCTGTGGGTCTGTTGGATGCCGATGTGTTCGGTCCATCGATTCCCAAACTTATGAACCTGAAAGGAAACCCAGAGCTCAGTGACA atCTTTCAGATAATCGGATGATCCCCCTGACCAACTATGGGGTTCCTTG CATGTCTATGGGTTTTCTGGTTGATGATGTGGCTCCGATAGTGTGGCGGGGGCTCATGGTGATGTCTGCTATAGAGAAACTGCTCAGACAG GTGGATTGGGGGTCATTGGACTATTTGGTAGTGGACATGCCTCCTGGGACTGGAGACGTCCAGCTGTCGATCACCCAGAACATCCCCATAGCAG GTGCGGTTATTGTGTCCACGCCGCAGGACATCGCTCTGCTGGATGCTCGCAGAGGAGCTGAGATGTTTAAGAAAGTGAACGTGCCG GTTCTGGGTCTGGTTCAGAACATGAGTGTCTTCCAGTGCCCCAAATGCAATCATGAGACCCACATCTTCGGCTCTGATGGGGCCCGACAGCTTGCAGACACTTTGGGAGTCACATTTTTAG GTGACATCCCTCTTCACATAACCATCAGAGAGACATCAGACAGAGGACAGCCAGTGGTCATCTCTTCTCCCAACAGCCCTGAG GCAGCAGCATACAGGAAGGTGGCGTCTGCTGTGGTccagaaactacagaaagtcAGTAGCTGA
- the nubpl gene encoding iron-sulfur cluster transfer protein NUBPL isoform X5: MHQDKSSVDSKALQERQRQQMARGLPKQKPIPGVKQVIVVASGKGGVGKSTTAVNLALGLMANDMSKSVGLLDADVFGPSIPKLMNLKGNPELSDNLSDNRMIPLTNYGVPCMSMGFLVDDVAPIVWRGLMVMSAIEKLLRQVDWGSLDYLVVDMPPGTGDVQLSITQNIPIAGAVIVSTPQDIALLDARRGAEMFKKVNVPVLGLVQNMSVFQCPKCNHETHIFGSDGARQLADTLGVTFLGDIPLHITIRETSDRGQPVVISSPNSPEAAAYRKVASAVVQKLQKVSS, from the exons atgcatcaagacaag AGCTCAGTGGACAGTAAGGCATTGCAGGAGAGGCAGAGGCAGCAGATGGCCCGAGGTCTCCCCAAACAGAAGCCCATCCCAGGGGTCAAGCAAGTCATTGTCGTGGCTTCAGGAAAAGGTGGTGTTGGGAAGTCCACTACTGCAG TGAATTTGGCTCTAGGATTAATGGCCAATGACATG TCAAAGTCTGTGGGTCTGTTGGATGCCGATGTGTTCGGTCCATCGATTCCCAAACTTATGAACCTGAAAGGAAACCCAGAGCTCAGTGACA atCTTTCAGATAATCGGATGATCCCCCTGACCAACTATGGGGTTCCTTG CATGTCTATGGGTTTTCTGGTTGATGATGTGGCTCCGATAGTGTGGCGGGGGCTCATGGTGATGTCTGCTATAGAGAAACTGCTCAGACAG GTGGATTGGGGGTCATTGGACTATTTGGTAGTGGACATGCCTCCTGGGACTGGAGACGTCCAGCTGTCGATCACCCAGAACATCCCCATAGCAG GTGCGGTTATTGTGTCCACGCCGCAGGACATCGCTCTGCTGGATGCTCGCAGAGGAGCTGAGATGTTTAAGAAAGTGAACGTGCCG GTTCTGGGTCTGGTTCAGAACATGAGTGTCTTCCAGTGCCCCAAATGCAATCATGAGACCCACATCTTCGGCTCTGATGGGGCCCGACAGCTTGCAGACACTTTGGGAGTCACATTTTTAG GTGACATCCCTCTTCACATAACCATCAGAGAGACATCAGACAGAGGACAGCCAGTGGTCATCTCTTCTCCCAACAGCCCTGAG GCAGCAGCATACAGGAAGGTGGCGTCTGCTGTGGTccagaaactacagaaagtcAGTAGCTGA
- the nubpl gene encoding iron-sulfur cluster transfer protein NUBPL isoform X3 has product MALFTYSRLSHLLTISVYKSSVLRTGSEIKHGATCCVQFKRCQSSVDSKALQERQRQQMARGLPKQKPIPGVKQVIVVASGKVNLALGLMANDMSKSVGLLDADVFGPSIPKLMNLKGNPELSDNLSDNRMIPLTNYGVPCMSMGFLVDDVAPIVWRGLMVMSAIEKLLRQVDWGSLDYLVVDMPPGTGDVQLSITQNIPIAGAVIVSTPQDIALLDARRGAEMFKKVNVPVLGLVQNMSVFQCPKCNHETHIFGSDGARQLADTLGVTFLGDIPLHITIRETSDRGQPVVISSPNSPEAAAYRKVASAVVQKLQKVSS; this is encoded by the exons ATGGCCCTGTTCACATACAGCAGACTGTCACATTTACTGACAATATCCGTTTATAAATCTTCGGTTTTACGAACGGGGAGCGAAATAAAACATGGAGCTACGTGCTGTGTACAGTTTAAACGCTGCCAG AGCTCAGTGGACAGTAAGGCATTGCAGGAGAGGCAGAGGCAGCAGATGGCCCGAGGTCTCCCCAAACAGAAGCCCATCCCAGGGGTCAAGCAAGTCATTGTCGTGGCTTCAGGAAAAG TGAATTTGGCTCTAGGATTAATGGCCAATGACATG TCAAAGTCTGTGGGTCTGTTGGATGCCGATGTGTTCGGTCCATCGATTCCCAAACTTATGAACCTGAAAGGAAACCCAGAGCTCAGTGACA atCTTTCAGATAATCGGATGATCCCCCTGACCAACTATGGGGTTCCTTG CATGTCTATGGGTTTTCTGGTTGATGATGTGGCTCCGATAGTGTGGCGGGGGCTCATGGTGATGTCTGCTATAGAGAAACTGCTCAGACAG GTGGATTGGGGGTCATTGGACTATTTGGTAGTGGACATGCCTCCTGGGACTGGAGACGTCCAGCTGTCGATCACCCAGAACATCCCCATAGCAG GTGCGGTTATTGTGTCCACGCCGCAGGACATCGCTCTGCTGGATGCTCGCAGAGGAGCTGAGATGTTTAAGAAAGTGAACGTGCCG GTTCTGGGTCTGGTTCAGAACATGAGTGTCTTCCAGTGCCCCAAATGCAATCATGAGACCCACATCTTCGGCTCTGATGGGGCCCGACAGCTTGCAGACACTTTGGGAGTCACATTTTTAG GTGACATCCCTCTTCACATAACCATCAGAGAGACATCAGACAGAGGACAGCCAGTGGTCATCTCTTCTCCCAACAGCCCTGAG GCAGCAGCATACAGGAAGGTGGCGTCTGCTGTGGTccagaaactacagaaagtcAGTAGCTGA
- the nubpl gene encoding iron-sulfur cluster transfer protein NUBPL isoform X4 translates to MALFTYSRLSHLLTISVYKSSVLRTGSEIKHGATCCVQFKRCQSSVDSKALQERQRQQMARGLPKQKPIPGVKQVIVVASGKVNLALGLMANDMSKSVGLLDADVFGPSIPKLMNLKGNPELSDNNRMIPLTNYGVPCMSMGFLVDDVAPIVWRGLMVMSAIEKLLRQVDWGSLDYLVVDMPPGTGDVQLSITQNIPIAGAVIVSTPQDIALLDARRGAEMFKKVNVPVLGLVQNMSVFQCPKCNHETHIFGSDGARQLADTLGVTFLGDIPLHITIRETSDRGQPVVISSPNSPEAAAYRKVASAVVQKLQKVSS, encoded by the exons ATGGCCCTGTTCACATACAGCAGACTGTCACATTTACTGACAATATCCGTTTATAAATCTTCGGTTTTACGAACGGGGAGCGAAATAAAACATGGAGCTACGTGCTGTGTACAGTTTAAACGCTGCCAG AGCTCAGTGGACAGTAAGGCATTGCAGGAGAGGCAGAGGCAGCAGATGGCCCGAGGTCTCCCCAAACAGAAGCCCATCCCAGGGGTCAAGCAAGTCATTGTCGTGGCTTCAGGAAAAG TGAATTTGGCTCTAGGATTAATGGCCAATGACATG TCAAAGTCTGTGGGTCTGTTGGATGCCGATGTGTTCGGTCCATCGATTCCCAAACTTATGAACCTGAAAGGAAACCCAGAGCTCAGTGACA ATAATCGGATGATCCCCCTGACCAACTATGGGGTTCCTTG CATGTCTATGGGTTTTCTGGTTGATGATGTGGCTCCGATAGTGTGGCGGGGGCTCATGGTGATGTCTGCTATAGAGAAACTGCTCAGACAG GTGGATTGGGGGTCATTGGACTATTTGGTAGTGGACATGCCTCCTGGGACTGGAGACGTCCAGCTGTCGATCACCCAGAACATCCCCATAGCAG GTGCGGTTATTGTGTCCACGCCGCAGGACATCGCTCTGCTGGATGCTCGCAGAGGAGCTGAGATGTTTAAGAAAGTGAACGTGCCG GTTCTGGGTCTGGTTCAGAACATGAGTGTCTTCCAGTGCCCCAAATGCAATCATGAGACCCACATCTTCGGCTCTGATGGGGCCCGACAGCTTGCAGACACTTTGGGAGTCACATTTTTAG GTGACATCCCTCTTCACATAACCATCAGAGAGACATCAGACAGAGGACAGCCAGTGGTCATCTCTTCTCCCAACAGCCCTGAG GCAGCAGCATACAGGAAGGTGGCGTCTGCTGTGGTccagaaactacagaaagtcAGTAGCTGA
- the nubpl gene encoding iron-sulfur cluster transfer protein NUBPL isoform X2 yields MALFTYSRLSHLLTISVYKSSVLRTGSEIKHGATCCVQFKRCQSSVDSKALQERQRQQMARGLPKQKPIPGVKQVIVVASGKGGVGKSTTAVNLALGLMANDMSKSVGLLDADVFGPSIPKLMNLKGNPELSDNNRMIPLTNYGVPCMSMGFLVDDVAPIVWRGLMVMSAIEKLLRQVDWGSLDYLVVDMPPGTGDVQLSITQNIPIAGAVIVSTPQDIALLDARRGAEMFKKVNVPVLGLVQNMSVFQCPKCNHETHIFGSDGARQLADTLGVTFLGDIPLHITIRETSDRGQPVVISSPNSPEAAAYRKVASAVVQKLQKVSS; encoded by the exons ATGGCCCTGTTCACATACAGCAGACTGTCACATTTACTGACAATATCCGTTTATAAATCTTCGGTTTTACGAACGGGGAGCGAAATAAAACATGGAGCTACGTGCTGTGTACAGTTTAAACGCTGCCAG AGCTCAGTGGACAGTAAGGCATTGCAGGAGAGGCAGAGGCAGCAGATGGCCCGAGGTCTCCCCAAACAGAAGCCCATCCCAGGGGTCAAGCAAGTCATTGTCGTGGCTTCAGGAAAAGGTGGTGTTGGGAAGTCCACTACTGCAG TGAATTTGGCTCTAGGATTAATGGCCAATGACATG TCAAAGTCTGTGGGTCTGTTGGATGCCGATGTGTTCGGTCCATCGATTCCCAAACTTATGAACCTGAAAGGAAACCCAGAGCTCAGTGACA ATAATCGGATGATCCCCCTGACCAACTATGGGGTTCCTTG CATGTCTATGGGTTTTCTGGTTGATGATGTGGCTCCGATAGTGTGGCGGGGGCTCATGGTGATGTCTGCTATAGAGAAACTGCTCAGACAG GTGGATTGGGGGTCATTGGACTATTTGGTAGTGGACATGCCTCCTGGGACTGGAGACGTCCAGCTGTCGATCACCCAGAACATCCCCATAGCAG GTGCGGTTATTGTGTCCACGCCGCAGGACATCGCTCTGCTGGATGCTCGCAGAGGAGCTGAGATGTTTAAGAAAGTGAACGTGCCG GTTCTGGGTCTGGTTCAGAACATGAGTGTCTTCCAGTGCCCCAAATGCAATCATGAGACCCACATCTTCGGCTCTGATGGGGCCCGACAGCTTGCAGACACTTTGGGAGTCACATTTTTAG GTGACATCCCTCTTCACATAACCATCAGAGAGACATCAGACAGAGGACAGCCAGTGGTCATCTCTTCTCCCAACAGCCCTGAG GCAGCAGCATACAGGAAGGTGGCGTCTGCTGTGGTccagaaactacagaaagtcAGTAGCTGA
- the LOC100692408 gene encoding histone-lysine N-methyltransferase 2B isoform X1, whose product MLMEQCSWSQEMKKKPDHLLYKNKDLRQTQFSILLSDPLNPSVSKMDIRDENNYILETVQSEETPSTPEVDILGQTSNPLHLPPFPTGTPAPPQPASDPQTGGFFSNILPEPAPPVYQQLVPLMVSAPAHLYSQPGTDRQGQLRHPECNALRIPETMTQYERPFGELHDVPFWDFVPPAPPSNPPLRPPFPTGDPAPPQSALDPQIGGFLSHTLLETAPPVSQQLVPLMVTNTATVPAHLYSQPGTDRQGLLRHPEVNVPGIPQTMTQHDVPFWEFVPPAPLSNPPLRPPFPTGDPAPPQSPLDPQIGGFLSHTLLETAPPVSQQLVPLMVTNTATVPAHLYSQPGTDRQGLLRHPEGNVPGIPQTMTQYVRPAGELHGVPFWDFVPPAPPSNTSTTKKRKCEAKQDEDRLYIKKPPNAFMIYLKEQRPKVMAELNLTGSAAINAVVGKRWRSLSKAQQAKYFDQAETERCRHATEHPDWSTKENYGKKRTRTRNHTSSTASEPKQEAQQAKRLCVMPAQTQPSSSYSVAKEPLEQPQRQPTVTNLRYQQSACVQLQNTQTTVDAPVCQVNPVLPASRIDFSPSASLASSAAPVQLQKDATFVSDTDEALLSVVEQLDPLLTSEQSQQPSSPLTGHHLNQTNPASPVYTSLSTSFASSATFFQDQKEPIGFADIQEDMWTLLNHLPATLQPDTLSCPNIPTLISPASLENSSPSKLLASSVAPTECQSTPPFFSQTVKNMMWLLDDLEPGPFAQPLQPSSPQADWSSP is encoded by the exons ATGCTGATGGAGCAGTGCAGCTGGTCtcaggagatgaagaaaaagcCTGATCACCTTCTCTACAAAAACAAG GATCTTAGACAGACGCAGTTTTCCATTCTTCTGAGCGACCCCCTCAACCCGTCTGTCTCTAAAATGGACATCAGGGACGAAAACAATTATATTTTGGAAACAGTGCAGTCGGAAGAAACGCCTTCCACTCCTGAAGTTGACATTCTGGGGCAAACATCCAACCCTCTGCATCTCCCTCCTTTCCCCACTGGGACACCTGCTCCCCCTCAGCCAGCATCAGATCCTCAGACTGGAGGATTTTTTAGCAACATCCTCCCAGAACCAGCTCCTCCTGTGTATCAGCAACTGGTTCCACTCATGGTCTCAGCACCAGCTCACCTCTACAGTCAGCCAGGGACAGATAGGCAGGGACAGCTGAGACACCCAGAG TGTAATGCGCTCAGGATTCCAGAGACCATGACCCAGTACGAGCGTCCTTTTGGAGAACT GCACGATGTCCCATTCTGGGATTTTGTCCCTCCTGCTCCCCCATCCAACCCTCCACTTCGCCCTCCTTTCCCCACTGGAGATCCCGCACCCCCTCAGTCAGCATTAGATCCTCAGATTGGAGGATTTCTTAGCCACACCCTCCTGGAAACAGCTCCTCCTGTGTCTCAGCAGCTGGTTCCTCTCATGGTCACTAACACCGCCACAGTGCCAGCTCACCTCTACAGTCAGCCAGGGACAGATAGGCAGGGACTGCTGAGACACCCAGAG GTTAATGTGCCCGGGATTCCACAGACCATGACCCA GCACGATGTCCCATTCTGGGAATTTGTCCCTCCTGCTCCCCTATCCAACCCTCCACTTCGCCCTCCTTTCCCCACTGGAGATCCCGCACCCCCTCAGTCACCATTAGATCCTCAGATTGGAGGATTTCTTAGCCACACCCTCCTGGAAACAGCTCCTCCTGTGTCTCAGCAGCTGGTTCCACTCATGGTCACTAACACCGCCACAGTGCCAGCTCACCTCTACAGTCAGCCAGGGACAGATAGGCAGGGACTGCTGAGACACCCAGAG GGTAATGTGCCCGGGATTCCACAGACCATGACCCAGTATGTGCGTCCTGCTGGAGAACT GCACGGCGTCCCATTCTGGGATTTTGTCCCTCCTGCTCCCCCATCCAACACCTCCACTACAAA AAAAAGGAAATGTGAAGCCAAACAGGATGAGGACCGGCTGTACATAAAGAAACCACCAAACGCCTTCATGATTTACCTGAAGGAGCAGAGGCCAAAGGTGATGGCGGAACTGAACCTAACTGGCAGTGCAGCCATAAATGCAGTTGTGGGAAAGAGG TGGAGGTCTCTCTCAAAAGCCcaacaagcaaaatattttGATCAGGCTGAAACCGAGAGATGCCGTCACGCCACAGAGCATCCAGACTGGTCCACCAAAGAAAACTAT ggCAAAAAGAGGACGAGAACGCGAAATCACACCTCGAGCACAG cATCTGAACCTAAACAGGAAGCCCAACAGGCCAAGAGGCTTTGTGTGATGCCAGCTCAGACACAGCCATCTTCTTCCTACTCAGTTGCGAAGGAGCCTCTCGAGCAGCCACAGAGACAGCCAACTGTTACCAACCTGCGTTATCAGCAGTCAGCGTGTGTGCAGCTGCAGAACACACAGACAACAGTTGATGCACCTGTGTGTCAAGTAAATCCGGTCCTCCCAGCTTCTCGTATAGATTTCTCCCCATCTGCATCACTGGCCTCCTCTGCTGCACCCGTTCAGCTCCAGAAAGACGCCACTTTTGTCAGTGACACTGATGAAGCACTGCTGTCAGTGGTGGAACAGCTTGACCCCCTCCTCACTTCTGAGCAGTCTCAGCAGCCCTCCTCTCCACTCACTGGTCATCACCTAAATCAGACCAACCCTGCTTCTCCTGTATATACTTCTCTATCCACATCATTTGCCTCTTCTGCCACATTCTTTCAAGACCAGAAAGAGCCTATTGGTTTCGCTGACATTCAGGAAGACATGTGGACACTTCTTAACCACCTCCCTGCCACTCTACAGCCTGATACACTCTCCTGTCCTAACATTCCTACTCTGATTAGCCCTGCTTCTCTGGAGAATTCTTCTCCATCCAAATTGCTGGCCTCCTCTGTTGCGCCCACTGAATGCCAGTCAACGCCTCCCTTCTTCAGCCAAACTGTAAAAAATATGATGTGGCTACTTGACGACCTCGAACCTGGGCCCTTTGCACAGCCTCTACAGCCCTCCTCTCCTCAAGCAGACTGGTCCTCACCATAA
- the LOC100692408 gene encoding putative transcription factor SOX-14 isoform X2 → MDIRDENNYILETVQSEETPSTPEVDILGQTSNPLHLPPFPTGTPAPPQPASDPQTGGFFSNILPEPAPPVYQQLVPLMVSAPAHLYSQPGTDRQGQLRHPECNALRIPETMTQYERPFGELHDVPFWDFVPPAPPSNPPLRPPFPTGDPAPPQSALDPQIGGFLSHTLLETAPPVSQQLVPLMVTNTATVPAHLYSQPGTDRQGLLRHPEVNVPGIPQTMTQYVRPAGELHDVPFWEFVPPAPLSNPPLRPPFPTGDPAPPQSPLDPQIGGFLSHTLLETAPPVSQQLVPLMVTNTATVPAHLYSQPGTDRQGLLRHPEGNVPGIPQTMTQYVRPAGELHGVPFWDFVPPAPPSNTSTTKKRKCEAKQDEDRLYIKKPPNAFMIYLKEQRPKVMAELNLTGSAAINAVVGKRWRSLSKAQQAKYFDQAETERCRHATEHPDWSTKENYGKKRTRTRNHTSSTASEPKQEAQQAKRLCVMPAQTQPSSSYSVAKEPLEQPQRQPTVTNLRYQQSACVQLQNTQTTVDAPVCQVNPVLPASRIDFSPSASLASSAAPVQLQKDATFVSDTDEALLSVVEQLDPLLTSEQSQQPSSPLTGHHLNQTNPASPVYTSLSTSFASSATFFQDQKEPIGFADIQEDMWTLLNHLPATLQPDTLSCPNIPTLISPASLENSSPSKLLASSVAPTECQSTPPFFSQTVKNMMWLLDDLEPGPFAQPLQPSSPQADWSSP, encoded by the exons ATGGACATCAGGGACGAAAACAATTATATTTTGGAAACAGTGCAGTCGGAAGAAACGCCTTCCACTCCTGAAGTTGACATTCTGGGGCAAACATCCAACCCTCTGCATCTCCCTCCTTTCCCCACTGGGACACCTGCTCCCCCTCAGCCAGCATCAGATCCTCAGACTGGAGGATTTTTTAGCAACATCCTCCCAGAACCAGCTCCTCCTGTGTATCAGCAACTGGTTCCACTCATGGTCTCAGCACCAGCTCACCTCTACAGTCAGCCAGGGACAGATAGGCAGGGACAGCTGAGACACCCAGAG TGTAATGCGCTCAGGATTCCAGAGACCATGACCCAGTACGAGCGTCCTTTTGGAGAACT GCACGATGTCCCATTCTGGGATTTTGTCCCTCCTGCTCCCCCATCCAACCCTCCACTTCGCCCTCCTTTCCCCACTGGAGATCCCGCACCCCCTCAGTCAGCATTAGATCCTCAGATTGGAGGATTTCTTAGCCACACCCTCCTGGAAACAGCTCCTCCTGTGTCTCAGCAGCTGGTTCCTCTCATGGTCACTAACACCGCCACAGTGCCAGCTCACCTCTACAGTCAGCCAGGGACAGATAGGCAGGGACTGCTGAGACACCCAGAG GTTAATGTGCCCGGGATTCCACAGACCATGACCCAGTATGTGCGTCCTGCTGGAGAACt GCACGATGTCCCATTCTGGGAATTTGTCCCTCCTGCTCCCCTATCCAACCCTCCACTTCGCCCTCCTTTCCCCACTGGAGATCCCGCACCCCCTCAGTCACCATTAGATCCTCAGATTGGAGGATTTCTTAGCCACACCCTCCTGGAAACAGCTCCTCCTGTGTCTCAGCAGCTGGTTCCACTCATGGTCACTAACACCGCCACAGTGCCAGCTCACCTCTACAGTCAGCCAGGGACAGATAGGCAGGGACTGCTGAGACACCCAGAG GGTAATGTGCCCGGGATTCCACAGACCATGACCCAGTATGTGCGTCCTGCTGGAGAACT GCACGGCGTCCCATTCTGGGATTTTGTCCCTCCTGCTCCCCCATCCAACACCTCCACTACAAA AAAAAGGAAATGTGAAGCCAAACAGGATGAGGACCGGCTGTACATAAAGAAACCACCAAACGCCTTCATGATTTACCTGAAGGAGCAGAGGCCAAAGGTGATGGCGGAACTGAACCTAACTGGCAGTGCAGCCATAAATGCAGTTGTGGGAAAGAGG TGGAGGTCTCTCTCAAAAGCCcaacaagcaaaatattttGATCAGGCTGAAACCGAGAGATGCCGTCACGCCACAGAGCATCCAGACTGGTCCACCAAAGAAAACTAT ggCAAAAAGAGGACGAGAACGCGAAATCACACCTCGAGCACAG cATCTGAACCTAAACAGGAAGCCCAACAGGCCAAGAGGCTTTGTGTGATGCCAGCTCAGACACAGCCATCTTCTTCCTACTCAGTTGCGAAGGAGCCTCTCGAGCAGCCACAGAGACAGCCAACTGTTACCAACCTGCGTTATCAGCAGTCAGCGTGTGTGCAGCTGCAGAACACACAGACAACAGTTGATGCACCTGTGTGTCAAGTAAATCCGGTCCTCCCAGCTTCTCGTATAGATTTCTCCCCATCTGCATCACTGGCCTCCTCTGCTGCACCCGTTCAGCTCCAGAAAGACGCCACTTTTGTCAGTGACACTGATGAAGCACTGCTGTCAGTGGTGGAACAGCTTGACCCCCTCCTCACTTCTGAGCAGTCTCAGCAGCCCTCCTCTCCACTCACTGGTCATCACCTAAATCAGACCAACCCTGCTTCTCCTGTATATACTTCTCTATCCACATCATTTGCCTCTTCTGCCACATTCTTTCAAGACCAGAAAGAGCCTATTGGTTTCGCTGACATTCAGGAAGACATGTGGACACTTCTTAACCACCTCCCTGCCACTCTACAGCCTGATACACTCTCCTGTCCTAACATTCCTACTCTGATTAGCCCTGCTTCTCTGGAGAATTCTTCTCCATCCAAATTGCTGGCCTCCTCTGTTGCGCCCACTGAATGCCAGTCAACGCCTCCCTTCTTCAGCCAAACTGTAAAAAATATGATGTGGCTACTTGACGACCTCGAACCTGGGCCCTTTGCACAGCCTCTACAGCCCTCCTCTCCTCAAGCAGACTGGTCCTCACCATAA
- the dtd2 gene encoding D-aminoacyl-tRNA deacylase 2 → MSEKGCTPVARTVLQQCLQARLQVKPADEHSEAQFVQIERGMVIYVCFFKGATDDILPKMVSTLLNLRLSESASGKMVSVLDLPGSLLIVPQATLGGKAKGRGMQYHNNISKEDGLRLYSAFVALCEKELNAAVAESSAEVTVKHGTYGNRQVLKIDTNGPYTHLMEF, encoded by the exons ATGTCGGAGAAAGGCTGCACTCCGGTGGCCCGGACAGTACTGCAGCAGTGTTTGCAGGCAAGGCTGCAGGTAAAACCAGCAGATGAACACTCCGAAGCTCAGTTTGTCCAG ATTGAAAGAGGGATGGTGATCTACGTCTGCTTCTTCAAAGGAGCCACAGATGACATCCTACCCAAGATGG TGTCCACGCTGTTGAACCTGCGGCTCAGTGAGTCGGCTTCTGGGAAGATGGTGTCAGTGTTGGACCTGCCTGGCAGTTTACTGATTGTCCCTCAGGCCACGCTGGGAGGAAAGGCCAAAGGCAGAGGCATGCAGTACCACAACAACATCAGCAAGGAGGATGGGCTGCGACTCTACAGCGCATTCGTTGCCCTGTGTGAGAAGGAGCTGAATGCTGCTGTAGCTGAGAGCAGCGCTGAAGTGACAGTAAAACACGGAACCTATGGTAACAGACAAGTGCTGAAGATTGACACCAATGGACCATACACACATCTGATGGAGTTCTGA